One uncultured Draconibacterium sp. genomic window, CTCCATCAACGGGCATTAAACGCAACATAACGCGTTGGTTATGCGGATGCGATCCTGCCGGAACCACTGATAAGTACGAAATCATAATCAGCCATTTCCCGTCGGGCGACGGGTGTGCAAACCAATTCTGAAAATCATCCTTCGTCACTTGTTCCTGCTCCGACCCGTCAGGTTTCATGCGCCAAATTTCCATCATTCCTGTACGTGTGGAATTAAAGTAAATGTACTTTCCATCCGGAGTATATTCCGGTCCGTCATCCAGACCTTCGGCATTTGTTAAACGAATTTCATCGCCTCCTTGCGAAGGGATTTTATAGACGTCATAATTGCCACTTCTTTCGGCACAATAGCTTAACCACTTGCCATCGGGCGACCAGCCATGCCAGTACGATGGGCCGTTTGGTGTAATCCGGGTAGCTTCTCCCCCGTCAATGGGTAAAGTATAAATTATAGAATGACTGTTTCCATTTTCAGACACATGATTGCTAACGGCAATCGTTTTTCCATCAAAAGAAATTCCGTGGTCGTTGTTATTTGATGTGGCAGCTCCTGTATTTAAAACCGAAGACCGTTTTGTTTCCAAATCAAATTTATACAATCTTCCATCCGAATTATACAAGAGAAATTTTCCATCGCGCGACCAGTTAGGCGCCTCAATATGAGTTGAAGTTTCGTATATAATTTTTCGGTTTCCGCTTTCGATGTCAATAACCTCAAGCCGGCTGGGCGATTGTTGCTGATAACCATCAATACCATCGGCAGCAGGTACTTCCAAACGGACATTCCAGAATTTTGCAGCTTCAATAACATTTTCGTCGTGAGAACAAATAAAGAGCCCTGCTAATACATTTTCCCCAAATTCAAAGCTTTTTTCGGCAACGGTTACCAGCGGTTGCTTGTCTTTCGAAACACGCACGGTATAAGTATTGTTTTTCCGTTCAATTTGAACAAATTCAGGCGCACTTATATCCGCTTTTATTTCATCTGTATCTTCTCCCTTTTTACTCCGAAACTGCATGCCGGTTAAACCATCGCCATGAACCGCACAATCCACATATGCTGCGTCGGTGTCAAAACCGGAACGAATCATTACTCCGATTTTACGGTGTGCGTTCTCTCCTTCACCAATAAATTGAAGGTTGGCAGAAAGAATAAAATCGCCTTTAATTTTTTTGAATTCGAACCAGCCTTCATCTTCAGCAAACCAAAAGTTTTTACCTGCACCTTTCAGAATATAGGTCTGTGTTTCAGCATTGTAAATGGTGCTTCCGTTTAATTTTGGATGACCAATTGATGTTCCGGAAAACTGTGTTTTCATGCCTTGAGAATACGTAGTTTGATTTGTAAAAATGAACATGCTTAGTAAGATAAGCAATGAATAAGGTTTCATAAGTTAGGTTTTATAATGAATCCCTTAAAAGTAATGAAGTTGGTAAAACTTCGGCAATTTTTTGTTTGTTTTTTACAAATTCGGCAGCGCGGGTTCCCATTTCTTCAAAATCAATGGAGATCACGCTAATCCCTCCACCAACAATTTGCTTCATTGGAGTGTCGTTGTAAGAAAGAATACCAACATCCTCCCCCAATATTAAGTCTTTGCTTCTGCAATATTTTATAATTTCAACCAAATCACTGTCACGCAGCACAAAATAAGCCTGTCCCTTTTTAATTTCGGTTGTGTTTACTTTTTCTTTGTTTCGAAATTCAATTTGATTTTTTTTGCAAAAGCTACGGACCGCGGCAACGGTTTCAACCGGATGCGGGGTATTGTTTTTAGCGTAAACAAGAATTAGTTCGCTGTATTTTTTGAGTTTGTCTTTGCCCTCTTCCAGACACGATTTTACCGATGCATTAAAATCTTGCAGGAGGTAATTCATTTTCCCTTTTTCAGGGCGCCCCATGTCCAGAATCAATAGCTTATTCTGATCTATCTTTTCCAGAATCGGATCGATGGTTTTATGATCGATGTTCATTACCACATACAAACTGTAGCGCCCCATACTGTTTTGAATCAACTGCTGAAAAACTTCGGGGTTGTAATGATGAAACATCAGATCTACTGAATACGA contains:
- a CDS encoding DUF5050 domain-containing protein: MKPYSLLILLSMFIFTNQTTYSQGMKTQFSGTSIGHPKLNGSTIYNAETQTYILKGAGKNFWFAEDEGWFEFKKIKGDFILSANLQFIGEGENAHRKIGVMIRSGFDTDAAYVDCAVHGDGLTGMQFRSKKGEDTDEIKADISAPEFVQIERKNNTYTVRVSKDKQPLVTVAEKSFEFGENVLAGLFICSHDENVIEAAKFWNVRLEVPAADGIDGYQQQSPSRLEVIDIESGNRKIIYETSTHIEAPNWSRDGKFLLYNSDGRLYKFDLETKRSSVLNTGAATSNNNDHGISFDGKTIAVSNHVSENGNSHSIIYTLPIDGGEATRITPNGPSYWHGWSPDGKWLSYCAERSGNYDVYKIPSQGGDEIRLTNAEGLDDGPEYTPDGKYIYFNSTRTGMMEIWRMKPDGSEQEQVTKDDFQNWFAHPSPDGKWLIMISYLSVVPAGSHPHNQRVMLRLMPVDGGEIKTVAFLYGGQGTINVPSWSPDSKKVAFVSYTY
- a CDS encoding GntR family transcriptional regulator — translated: MPDFPFKISESEGQTKLQQLVHSITEAISNGQLKTGDPMPSVNQLSAKSGFSRDTVFKAYNILKERNVIESAPQKGYFVANESYKVFVLLDDFSAFKEQFYQSFRQNLPNSYSVDLMFHHYNPEVFQQLIQNSMGRYSLYVVMNIDHKTIDPILEKIDQNKLLILDMGRPEKGKMNYLLQDFNASVKSCLEEGKDKLKKYSELILVYAKNNTPHPVETVAAVRSFCKKNQIEFRNKEKVNTTEIKKGQAYFVLRDSDLVEIIKYCRSKDLILGEDVGILSYNDTPMKQIVGGGISVISIDFEEMGTRAAEFVKNKQKIAEVLPTSLLLRDSL